cggagcggtctattagcgcgtgattaattaattagtattagctaaattttttcaaacatggattaatttgatttttttaagcaacttttgtatagaatttttttttacaaaaaacacaccgtttaggagtttgaaaagcgtgcacgcggaaaacgagggagaggggttgggaacaagtgatgccgaacacagcctaaggcctctttaatttggaatggaggcaTTCACAAGAATTTGGGAGGAAATGAATTGTTTTCTTGTAAATATCTTGTGAAATTTCTGCTTTCCAAACTAATCCTAAACTTTATAACACAAGCCAAATAATCAACAACAGTATGGCACCCAGTAGGCACTGGCCCATATGGCCTATGGAGTGAGGCAAGCGTTGGATTATTCTGGCCTTGTCAACTCTCGTTGTTATTCTTGTGCGATCCAAGTCAGTGGCCCAAACAATTTTAGAGTCATAATTCAGCATCCTCTTCCTTTTATTTTGACATGATCTGCTAAATTTCTAATAGATAAGCATGCAACTTTCATTAGTATGTGCTGTAGATAAGTCTATTTCGCGTCCCTCACCTACTGCACAAGCCTAATTCTtatccctcaaccgtaaaaccagtaTCTCCAACTATCGATGCCGGTACATTTTGTCTCTCTTAATCATTATGATGGTGATTTTGTCTAACGTGCCATTATGACGGTTTCTCAGTCACTAAAAAGATAACTAAAAATCGCAGGAGGAGCCTCTcctgctgttttttttctctcttctctgttATCTCGATTACCACTTCACCCGTCGTCGTCCCTCATCGTGCACTGGAGCTTGTCGCCATCTCCGTGGTCACGGTTGGTGGCATGAAACCGTTTTGCTAATATCAACGTAACCACATGTGTTGCCCATGAGATGAGATCTATCCCTCCTCCTCAAGCATCACACGGAGCTCGATCAGGGCGCTGCTCTCCGGCGGCAACAACGACGAATCCTGGTGGAGCTCTGCCAAGCTTGTGGGCCcaagagggaagaagagagagaatggCATCCATCTTGGTACTTATGTGGATGTTACATTAGCACAAGTTGACCGGTGAATGTGGGTTCTGTAGTTGAGGAATGTAGACTTTTCTGCTTTGTAATGCATGAGATTAATTGGGCCTGACCTGCTTTGAGGAATTTCATCCACAGTGATCTCGGCCCACTACATTAGACACTGGCCAACCTAATCATTATTGGGATGCCCACGTATCGGTACTATACATACATCCAACTATATTTCCCTGAAAACATAATGTTGATTGATTGTTTCTGAGCACTAATGGCAAAACATTTTTTCCTACCACTaaaagcacaacgccgttaaatcctgaaaaattcgctcccatagGGAGTCGAACCCAACCCAGGACCTCAGGTAATTCTCCATCGATCATCCGCTCTCGCTGCTGCACCGGCAATGGAAAATTAGGCAGCTAAAACTAATAGTAAGAGAGACGAGAAACATTTCCCAGCAAAGTATATGTTATCAGTGTACAATGCCACCGGAAACCACTAGGAATGCCTGACTGTTTGCTGTCAACAGCATGCCTAACCCGGCACAATCACATATAAAAATCTGGTCCAATATGTAGTATCCATATCCAATTTACAAAATTACAATGATGAGCGACAGCAAAAGATGCATCTCATAGTCTCATGCAAAGACAAACCACATGGTCCGTTACACCTAACAAATAATGGTTTACATTCAGAGTTGTTGTCTTCTTGTGCTGTCCAACTTACTCACACAAAACATCATAAGCACTCATTGTGCCGCTCTATTTGGTGTCTGCAAATGCCTCCAATGTATACAAAATTACAAAGTTAAGAAACACCATGTATTAACAAACATCTGGCAATAACTGTTATACAATCTTATCCCACCAAATATACACAACTTTACAACAAGAATAACGAATTACTGTACCTTGATTGAAGAATGACTAACCAAAGAACTTCAGAATTAAAATCCCAAAATCTTCTGAAagacaaaaaaatataataacttgcAGGCAAGGTGTCCATTTCTTGTACATAATCACAAAATTGCTGATCCTTCCTATCCTGCTTGGTAGGAATCAAAAGGCTACATAAGTATCTCACAAATTCTTTCTTCTGGATACTCTGTTTGATACTGGCACCATGGATTCAAAACTGTCATATCCATCGTCAAATGCTCTGCTCCGCCGTAACAACTGGCTTGCTGAATCATACCCCATGAGCCGATGAAGTGCCGAGTCTGACACCTTTTTTCCACTTCCTGATGCAGCAACAGCTGCTCTAGTTCTACCAGAGAAGCTTCTTGAGATTGAAGCTCCACATTCTTCACTTATGCTCACAGGATCCCCTCGTGAGCATTCAGCAGAAAAAGAATAGCCACCCTCCATACCAACAACACTATTGTGGACAGGCTTGTTTGGTTTTCGATTTACTTCCTTATTACTGAGCTTTGCATCTTCACTATTTGTAGCAGGAAATGATAACATAAGGGCCTTGGAGCACCGACCGCACTGGAACTTAGCGATCTTCTTTTTCGATACATAGATGTCTGATGGCACTTGAACCAAATTGAAACAGCCATTGCAGATGGTAAATGGGGAAGCACCAGACAGAGACCGCAGAATGCTTTTCCTCACTGCACGTTTCTGCTCCTTGTAGCTCGAGCGAAGTGACTCGTGTTCAAGAACTGTACTTCCCGCATATGAGGACTGATAATATGAATTAAACTCCCATGCACTGCAGTTATATGGGATATGGGGTTGCCCATGTCCACAATGATAGTGCGAATGAGTTGGGGAGAACGGATCTGGTGGTGGGTACCTTGGTGGATTTCCTTGATCATAATAGGAATCGATAATATCAGAATCCAGGATAGAATCACCATCAAAACCACAAGGATGTTGTTCAAGGTGTCTGTAGCTAATCTGTTCCTGAAGGAGTCCAGGGCCTTTGTTCTTGTACCTATTTTCCAAACCTTTCTGGCTAGAAAGCCTATTTAACTGATCTCTTAGATCATCCATCTTCCTCAGGCGCTCAAGTCGATCAATTTTCTTGAATCTGTTTGATCTATTATGTTCCAGGTCACCATGACTTGGAGAGCCACTTGAAAGAGAACTTGAGGTCCCATCCATTTGAGACTCGATAAAATTTTGGATTGATCGGAAGTCTACAGAATCAAGTGACAATCCTTGACAGAGTTCTCTACCTCTATGTATGTtagatttttcttcttttctcccaTCACAGCTAGGTGGTAATATGGCACAAAATTTATCGTTTGACAAATTTGAAAGAACAGCAGCAGTTCCACTGTTTGCTTCAGCATGGTTAGCCATGTTGGTTTCTTCTAGATGCCCCTCATCCTTTTCTGCCATGTTAACAGCAGCCAGCTCACATTGTTGGAAACTTTGTCCAGATTTGAGAAGCCCATCATCTGATGGCAATACTCTTTCTTCATATGAATTAGCACCACCTGCATCCAAAGTGTCCTCGCCGCCCTTATCCAAAATGAGGTTTTCCTTATCATCCTCATTCAAAATGTGGTTTTCTTTACCATCCTCGTCCAAAATGTGGTTTTGTTTACCATCCACGTCCAAAATGTGACTTTCTTTACCATCCACGTCCAAAATGTGACTTTCTTTACCATCCTCCTCCAAAATGTGATTTTCTTTACTGACCTCATCCAAAATAGGCTTTTCTATGTCATTGAGGGAGACCATAATATTTTGGTCTAGTGGTTCTTCAGCATCACTGAAAGACATCTCTAATTCTTCGATTAACCGGCCATGAGGATCAGTTCGAGGGCCATCATTCATTTTGCTCCCCAATGAAAATCTGCAGCTGCCCATTTGAGAACGTAAAGCATCATTAAGTTCACTGTTTTCTGCTATATCGACAAACTCTTCTTCGTCGTCACTGAGTGAAAGAGATCTCACCAATTCTTCAATCAGATCTTCATGTGATTCAACATGAAAACCTTCATATAGCTGAACCCTTTCTTTTGTGCCAACAGAAATGTTATCAGGTTGGCAAATCGCAACTATCTCTTGTGAGTCCAGATTAGCATCGCT
This genomic window from Oryza sativa Japonica Group chromosome 12, ASM3414082v1 contains:
- the LOC4351329 gene encoding uncharacterized protein, whose protein sequence is MEAPKLRFVRCPGCLQLLVEYPTIAVYQCGGCGTVLRAKNRVAPATNTNAESGEHNEFSNISTGDSQNNKLICTDGQKISPSSNAQPGVVQEKITFASEEKTVSTSNSIDSNEHVNIECSLFDGDASNHDVRTEGINDEDKVTVSNSTLDLVRKVENVETDGNEKGSFTDDGSISNEVATTQSMVHMDGAGFDNNFTEVQSAAEGKCTLSDANLDSQEIVAICQPDNISVGTKERVQLYEGFHVESHEDLIEELVRSLSLSDDEEEFVDIAENSELNDALRSQMGSCRFSLGSKMNDGPRTDPHGRLIEELEMSFSDAEEPLDQNIMVSLNDIEKPILDEVSKENHILEEDGKESHILDVDGKESHILDVDGKQNHILDEDGKENHILNEDDKENLILDKGGEDTLDAGGANSYEERVLPSDDGLLKSGQSFQQCELAAVNMAEKDEGHLEETNMANHAEANSGTAAVLSNLSNDKFCAILPPSCDGRKEEKSNIHRGRELCQGLSLDSVDFRSIQNFIESQMDGTSSSLSSGSPSHGDLEHNRSNRFKKIDRLERLRKMDDLRDQLNRLSSQKGLENRYKNKGPGLLQEQISYRHLEQHPCGFDGDSILDSDIIDSYYDQGNPPRYPPPDPFSPTHSHYHCGHGQPHIPYNCSAWEFNSYYQSSYAGSTVLEHESLRSSYKEQKRAVRKSILRSLSGASPFTICNGCFNLVQVPSDIYVSKKKIAKFQCGRCSKALMLSFPATNSEDAKLSNKEVNRKPNKPVHNSVVGMEGGYSFSAECSRGDPVSISEECGASISRSFSGRTRAAVAASGSGKKVSDSALHRLMGYDSASQLLRRSRAFDDGYDSFESMVPVSNRVSRRKNL